A genome region from Nitrospira sp. includes the following:
- a CDS encoding group 1 truncated hemoglobin: protein MTRHTCAGLVLVSLMVVVGAAHAGDGKTAQSLYERLGGKDAITAVVETFVGTVGGDTRINGYFASTDLTKLKMHLVNQICEASGGPCAYTGRTMTQTHKGMGVQDAAFGALVEDLVAALDHHQVGKVEKRELLAVLGPMKSEIVEQK from the coding sequence ATGACACGTCATACATGTGCGGGTTTGGTGCTTGTGAGTCTGATGGTGGTAGTCGGAGCAGCCCATGCAGGCGATGGAAAAACAGCCCAGTCGCTCTATGAGCGATTAGGCGGCAAGGATGCTATCACGGCGGTGGTGGAGACCTTTGTGGGAACCGTCGGTGGAGACACCCGCATCAATGGCTATTTCGCGAGTACGGATCTGACGAAGCTCAAGATGCATCTGGTGAACCAGATCTGTGAAGCGAGTGGCGGGCCCTGTGCGTATACAGGTCGGACGATGACCCAGACACACAAGGGCATGGGTGTGCAGGATGCGGCATTTGGAGCCCTGGTTGAGGATCTGGTGGCGGCCTTGGATCACCATCAGGTCGGCAAGGTGGAAAAACGCGAACTGCTGGCCGTTCTCGGTCCGATGAAGAGTGAGATCGTCGAACAGAAGTAA
- a CDS encoding MarR family winged helix-turn-helix transcriptional regulator, whose product MGKQLPMQGEKTVVDHITTGLTKVAAALRSQAWEGGSARKLTPTQGQILVLLAERATQPMRLNDVARELCLTAATTSDAVMTLVEKKLVKKERSPDDQRALVLTLTAGGRREAQQTTGWTEVVRAGVRSLTPDEQTVFLRGLTKVMYSLQEQGVISVARMCVGCTYFQPYVHVDAARPHHCGFVNKPMGDGQLRLECPDFIPGSQPDQARRSQEFLRGGEGH is encoded by the coding sequence ATGGGAAAGCAGCTTCCAATGCAAGGAGAGAAAACGGTCGTTGATCATATTACGACCGGATTGACGAAGGTCGCCGCTGCGTTACGGAGCCAAGCCTGGGAGGGAGGAAGTGCGCGCAAGCTCACTCCGACTCAAGGCCAAATCCTGGTCTTGCTGGCCGAGCGGGCCACGCAACCCATGCGACTGAACGATGTGGCGCGCGAGTTGTGTTTGACGGCGGCGACCACGAGCGATGCGGTCATGACTCTTGTGGAGAAGAAACTGGTCAAGAAAGAGCGATCGCCTGACGACCAGCGGGCGCTTGTTCTCACGCTGACGGCAGGGGGGCGACGCGAGGCGCAACAGACCACAGGATGGACCGAGGTGGTGCGCGCCGGGGTCAGGAGTCTGACTCCGGATGAGCAGACAGTATTTTTGCGAGGACTGACCAAGGTCATGTACTCGTTGCAGGAGCAGGGCGTGATTTCAGTTGCTCGAATGTGTGTCGGCTGCACCTATTTTCAGCCATATGTGCATGTGGATGCGGCACGGCCGCACCATTGCGGGTTTGTGAACAAACCGATGGGGGATGGGCAGTTACGGCTTGAGTGCCCGGACTTTATTCCAGGGTCGCAGCCAGATCAGGCGCGTCGGTCGCAGGAGTTTCTCCGCGGCGGGGAGGGGCACTAA
- a CDS encoding DUF2024 family protein — translation MDALKVFDTWVEVPGKTLHFDVMTLDQATALKLANEHVVTQGYAAITVTAEECRFCHQEPLAMFTQHQQSEFLKAGGFIVQLSA, via the coding sequence ATGGATGCATTGAAGGTGTTCGACACATGGGTCGAGGTTCCGGGGAAGACCCTGCACTTTGACGTTATGACGTTAGATCAGGCGACTGCGTTGAAGTTAGCGAACGAGCATGTTGTGACCCAAGGCTATGCGGCGATCACCGTGACAGCGGAAGAATGCCGGTTTTGCCATCAGGAGCCGCTGGCCATGTTCACCCAACATCAGCAGAGCGAGTTCCTAAAGGCCGGTGGATTCATCGTGCAGCTGTCTGCATAG
- a CDS encoding Tex family protein, with protein sequence MTSPTTPTISASAQQRIVDLIAKELGVTAPQIAAAVTLLDGGATVPFIARYRKEATNNLDDTHLRTLEERLLYLRELEERRQTILASIEEQGKLTDELRRAVEQAATKQAVEDIYLPYKPKRRTKAQIAREAGLEPLANALLADPTLDPEQEAVAYVKVVPAAEGVEAINVPDVKTALEGARDILVERFAETADLLAALRAKLWSEGIVTSTVMPGKETAEEEKFRDYYAYSETIRTIPSHRALAMFRGRTLGVLKLDLGLGESLEAVVPHPCAAMIAAHFGIEQRGRRADKWLTDVCYWAWRVKVHLHLSTELLLQVREAAEAEAIKIFGRNLHELLLAAPAGPKAVLGLDPGLRTGCKVAVVDATGKLLETATIYPHQPRNDWQGSLSTITQLVLRHGVALISIGNGTASRESDKFAVEVVKLVAAQKPEQKLAKIVVSEAGASVYSASAFAAAEFPALDVSLRGAVSIARRLQDPLAELVKIDPKSIGVGQYQHDVNQRALARSLDATVEDCVNAVGVDVNTASAPLLARVSGLNRVLAQNIVEYRDAHGRFQNRHTILKVPRLGEKTFEQAAGFLRINDGDNPLDRSAVHPEAYPVVERMLARLKKDLADVMGKPAVLKDLSPAEFTDETFGLPTVRDILTELEKPGRDPRPEFKTATFRDGVESLADLQSGMVLEGVVTNVAAFGAFVDIGVHQDGLVHVSALANKFVKDPHDVVKPGQIVKVKVLAVDVQRQRISLTMRMEDAAAPALPSGAGAARDRRPSDSSRAVPREPQPVGAFALALARAKEKRS encoded by the coding sequence ATGACCTCTCCAACGACGCCGACTATTTCCGCTTCAGCGCAGCAACGTATTGTCGATCTCATCGCCAAGGAACTTGGGGTAACCGCCCCACAGATCGCGGCCGCAGTGACGCTGCTGGATGGCGGGGCGACGGTACCCTTCATTGCGCGCTATCGTAAAGAGGCCACCAATAATCTGGACGACACGCACCTGCGCACGTTGGAAGAGCGGCTGCTGTATCTGCGTGAACTGGAAGAGCGACGGCAGACGATCCTGGCCTCGATCGAAGAGCAGGGCAAGTTGACGGACGAACTGCGTCGGGCGGTCGAGCAGGCCGCGACGAAACAAGCCGTGGAAGACATCTATCTTCCCTATAAACCCAAACGTCGCACCAAGGCGCAGATTGCGCGCGAAGCCGGCCTGGAGCCGTTGGCGAACGCGCTCCTTGCCGACCCGACGCTCGATCCGGAGCAGGAAGCCGTAGCGTATGTAAAGGTCGTGCCGGCAGCCGAAGGAGTCGAGGCTATCAATGTGCCTGACGTGAAAACCGCGCTCGAAGGCGCACGCGATATTCTGGTCGAGCGATTTGCTGAAACCGCCGACCTGCTTGCGGCCTTGCGCGCAAAATTGTGGAGCGAAGGCATCGTGACCTCCACGGTCATGCCCGGCAAGGAAACGGCGGAGGAAGAAAAGTTTCGCGATTATTACGCCTATTCGGAAACGATCCGGACGATTCCTTCGCATCGCGCCCTGGCGATGTTCCGCGGTCGTACGCTGGGCGTCCTGAAGCTCGACCTCGGTCTTGGCGAGAGCCTCGAAGCTGTGGTGCCGCATCCCTGCGCGGCGATGATTGCCGCCCATTTCGGCATCGAACAGCGCGGCCGTCGCGCCGACAAATGGCTCACCGATGTTTGCTACTGGGCCTGGCGGGTGAAGGTGCATCTGCATCTGAGCACGGAGTTGCTGTTGCAGGTACGTGAGGCGGCGGAAGCGGAGGCAATCAAGATTTTCGGGCGCAATCTCCATGAACTACTGCTGGCGGCCCCCGCCGGTCCGAAGGCCGTGCTCGGTCTCGATCCTGGTCTCCGCACCGGCTGTAAAGTGGCGGTCGTGGATGCGACTGGAAAATTGCTGGAGACCGCGACGATCTATCCGCATCAACCCCGCAATGATTGGCAGGGGTCGTTGTCAACCATCACACAATTGGTGTTGCGGCACGGTGTCGCCCTCATCTCGATCGGCAACGGCACGGCCAGCCGTGAGAGCGATAAATTTGCCGTGGAAGTCGTCAAGCTGGTGGCGGCGCAGAAGCCGGAACAGAAGCTGGCGAAGATCGTCGTGAGCGAAGCCGGCGCTTCCGTCTACTCGGCATCGGCTTTTGCCGCCGCGGAGTTTCCGGCGCTGGATGTGAGTCTGCGTGGCGCCGTGTCGATTGCCAGGCGGTTGCAGGACCCGTTGGCCGAGCTGGTCAAGATCGATCCAAAATCCATCGGAGTCGGCCAGTATCAGCACGATGTTAATCAGCGAGCCCTGGCGAGATCGCTCGACGCCACGGTCGAAGACTGCGTGAACGCAGTGGGCGTAGACGTGAACACGGCATCGGCGCCGCTGCTGGCGCGAGTATCGGGACTCAATCGCGTGTTGGCTCAAAACATCGTGGAGTACCGCGACGCGCACGGGCGATTTCAGAATCGGCATACGATCCTCAAGGTGCCTCGTTTGGGCGAGAAGACCTTCGAGCAGGCGGCGGGGTTCCTGCGGATTAACGACGGCGACAATCCATTGGATCGTTCCGCCGTCCATCCGGAGGCCTATCCGGTCGTCGAGCGCATGTTGGCGCGGCTCAAGAAAGACCTTGCCGACGTCATGGGCAAGCCGGCTGTGCTGAAGGACCTCTCACCGGCGGAATTCACGGATGAGACATTCGGTCTGCCGACGGTGCGCGATATCCTGACGGAGTTGGAAAAACCCGGCCGTGATCCGCGTCCTGAATTCAAAACGGCGACCTTCAGGGACGGAGTCGAATCGCTTGCCGATCTCCAGTCCGGGATGGTGCTCGAAGGGGTGGTAACCAATGTCGCGGCGTTCGGCGCATTCGTCGATATCGGCGTGCATCAGGACGGCCTCGTGCATGTGTCGGCGTTGGCGAACAAGTTCGTCAAAGATCCGCATGACGTCGTGAAACCGGGGCAGATCGTGAAGGTGAAGGTGCTGGCCGTTGATGTGCAACGGCAGCGGATTTCGCTCACGATGCGCATGGAAGATGCTGCAGCCCCCGCCCTGCCATCTGGCGCGGGAGCCGCGCGTGATCGGCGTCCTTCTGATTCGTCCCGTGCGGTGCCTCGTGAACCCCAACCCGTCGGCGCCTTTGCCCTGGCGTTGGCGCGGGCCAAGGAGAAGCGATCATGA
- a CDS encoding potassium transporter Kup, whose product MPKHLNKQSSSVSLTVAAMGVVYGDIGTSPLYALRECFHESHGLPVTPDNVLGILSMIVWSLVLVVTVKYLLFVMKADNEGEGGMLALMALSQQSRPVDLRKGLNVVVTLGLIGVAFLYSDGIITPAISVLSAVEGLTLTTDVFTPYILPLTVALVALLFMIQRRGSGTIGSIFGPIMLLWFVTMALLGLHSLIQTPEILRAASPLYAIQFLIRHAAVGILVLGSVFLVLTGAEALYADMGHFGRRPIQLGWFAVALPALLLQYFGQGALLMRTPAALANPFYFLAPDWMLYPLIALATMATVIASQAMLSGAFSLTLQAVQLGYLPPLRITHTSAEQHGQIYFGLLNWLMFIGTVGLILSFGSSSNLAAAYGIAVSGSMIITTLLMYRVVQAHWHWSPLLAAMTVGGFLLIDLAFFLANAQKIPHGGWFPLLLGAAVFTIMSTWARGRAIVADHLREQFPPLLQFVREVLSQAPYRIPGRAVFLSQHPDITPPALLQNVRHNKSLHEQVYILTVRTEPVPYIPSGGPLKVTTIQENLFQVVARCGFMETPDIPRVLAHLAAHGHSIPVDETTFFLSRLTFLATPKPGMAIWREKIFVFLSRNTQRASSYFHLPADQVVEIGLVLEI is encoded by the coding sequence ATGCCGAAGCATCTCAACAAGCAATCCTCTTCCGTCTCCCTCACCGTGGCCGCCATGGGAGTGGTCTATGGCGACATCGGAACCAGCCCGCTGTATGCCCTGCGCGAATGTTTTCACGAATCGCATGGCCTGCCGGTCACGCCCGACAACGTGTTGGGGATTCTCTCCATGATCGTGTGGTCGCTCGTGCTTGTCGTCACCGTGAAATATTTGTTGTTCGTCATGAAAGCCGACAACGAGGGCGAGGGAGGCATGCTGGCGCTCATGGCGCTCAGTCAACAGTCCCGCCCGGTCGATCTCCGCAAAGGACTCAACGTTGTCGTCACCCTCGGCTTGATCGGCGTGGCCTTTCTCTATAGCGACGGCATAATTACACCGGCCATTTCGGTCCTGAGCGCGGTCGAAGGGCTCACGCTGACCACCGATGTGTTCACCCCCTACATTCTGCCTCTGACCGTCGCGCTGGTCGCCTTATTGTTCATGATCCAACGCCGCGGCTCCGGAACGATCGGAAGTATCTTCGGTCCCATCATGCTGCTCTGGTTCGTCACGATGGCTCTGCTCGGGCTCCACAGCTTGATCCAAACCCCTGAAATACTGCGTGCAGCCAGTCCGCTCTATGCAATCCAATTTTTGATTCGGCATGCCGCAGTCGGTATCCTGGTGCTGGGCAGTGTGTTTCTGGTCCTCACGGGAGCCGAAGCGCTGTATGCCGACATGGGCCACTTCGGACGCCGGCCGATCCAACTCGGCTGGTTTGCGGTGGCACTGCCTGCCCTCCTACTTCAGTACTTCGGCCAGGGTGCGCTCCTCATGCGGACCCCGGCGGCTCTGGCCAATCCCTTTTACTTCCTGGCCCCCGACTGGATGCTGTACCCCTTGATCGCGCTCGCGACCATGGCGACTGTCATTGCATCACAAGCCATGCTGTCCGGGGCCTTCTCGTTGACCTTGCAAGCCGTTCAATTGGGCTATCTGCCGCCGTTGCGAATCACCCACACGTCCGCCGAGCAACATGGCCAAATCTACTTCGGTCTGTTGAATTGGCTCATGTTCATCGGTACCGTCGGCCTGATCCTTTCATTCGGATCGTCTAGTAATCTGGCCGCAGCGTATGGCATCGCCGTCTCGGGTTCCATGATCATCACGACCCTCCTGATGTATCGCGTGGTCCAGGCCCATTGGCACTGGAGCCCGCTCCTGGCAGCCATGACCGTCGGAGGCTTCCTGCTCATCGACCTCGCCTTCTTTCTCGCGAATGCCCAAAAGATTCCCCATGGCGGGTGGTTCCCGCTGCTGCTTGGCGCGGCGGTCTTCACGATCATGAGTACCTGGGCGAGAGGACGCGCGATAGTGGCGGACCACTTACGCGAGCAGTTTCCTCCCCTGCTTCAGTTCGTCCGGGAAGTTCTTTCGCAGGCACCCTACAGAATCCCCGGCCGCGCCGTATTTTTATCTCAACATCCGGACATCACCCCGCCCGCGTTGTTACAGAATGTCAGGCACAATAAATCTCTCCACGAGCAGGTCTACATCCTCACGGTCCGCACAGAGCCCGTACCCTATATTCCATCGGGCGGCCCATTGAAGGTCACCACCATCCAAGAAAACCTGTTTCAAGTCGTCGCCAGATGCGGATTCATGGAAACGCCGGACATTCCACGTGTCCTCGCCCACCTCGCAGCCCACGGCCATTCGATTCCTGTCGATGAGACAACGTTCTTCCTGAGCAGACTAACCTTTTTGGCGACACCGAAACCGGGGATGGCGATCTGGCGAGAGAAAATATTTGTCTTCCTGTCACGCAATACGCAGCGAGCCAGCTCCTATTTCCACCTGCCGGCGGATCAGGTAGTCGAAATAGGGCTGGTGCTGGAGATTTGA
- the trmL gene encoding tRNA (uridine(34)/cytosine(34)/5-carboxymethylaminomethyluridine(34)-2'-O)-methyltransferase TrmL, whose translation MFNVILYQPEIPPNTGNIIRLCANTGASLHLVKPLGFTLEDKQLLRAGLDYHEFASITVYESWAECLERMKDCRLFAVSTKGRQRYDLVRYTEGDALVFGPESRGLPAEILGSVPDQQRIRVPMVPGSRSLNLSNSVAVVLYEAWRQAGFEKGI comes from the coding sequence ATGTTTAACGTGATTCTGTACCAGCCGGAAATTCCTCCGAACACGGGCAACATTATCCGACTCTGCGCCAACACGGGTGCGTCGTTGCATCTGGTCAAACCGTTGGGTTTTACGCTGGAAGACAAGCAGTTGCTACGAGCCGGACTGGATTATCATGAGTTCGCGTCGATCACCGTGTACGAGAGTTGGGCGGAGTGTCTGGAACGGATGAAGGATTGCCGGCTGTTTGCCGTGTCGACAAAGGGCAGGCAACGGTACGATCTGGTGCGTTACACCGAAGGCGATGCGTTGGTGTTTGGCCCGGAAAGCCGTGGATTGCCGGCGGAGATTCTCGGGAGCGTACCTGACCAGCAACGGATCCGCGTACCGATGGTGCCGGGAAGCCGCAGCCTCAATCTGTCCAACTCGGTCGCGGTGGTGCTCTACGAAGCCTGGCGACAGGCGGGGTTTGAAAAGGGGATCTGA
- a CDS encoding ferritin-like domain-containing protein, with the protein MNEQDTERAVAILNRIMELELAGVVRYTHYALMIYGYNRIPIVSWLKGNADESLAHAHKAGELVTLLGGHPSLKIGTLLETEKHDVGDILRESLEHEKAAAASYYELLKLAESKSVLLEEYAREMIVGEELHLDEVNKMLRKSGDVQAFRS; encoded by the coding sequence ATGAACGAACAAGATACAGAACGGGCGGTCGCGATATTGAATCGGATTATGGAACTGGAGTTGGCCGGCGTGGTGCGGTACACCCACTATGCCTTGATGATCTATGGGTACAATCGGATTCCGATCGTGTCCTGGCTGAAGGGTAATGCGGATGAAAGTTTGGCCCATGCCCACAAAGCCGGCGAGTTGGTGACTCTATTGGGCGGGCACCCCTCGTTGAAGATCGGCACCTTGCTCGAAACCGAGAAGCATGATGTGGGGGATATTCTGCGCGAGAGCCTGGAGCATGAGAAGGCCGCTGCCGCCTCGTATTACGAATTGCTGAAGCTTGCGGAAAGTAAGTCTGTGTTGTTGGAAGAGTATGCACGCGAGATGATCGTCGGGGAAGAGTTGCATCTCGATGAGGTCAATAAAATGCTGCGCAAATCCGGCGATGTGCAGGCATTTCGTTCCTAA
- the ychF gene encoding redox-regulated ATPase YchF, giving the protein MSVKCGIVGLPNVGKSTLFNALTKSGIAAENYPFCTIEPNIGIVEVPDARMQALSDIVKPQRMQYATTEFVDIAGLVAGASKGEGLGNQFLANIRETDGIVNVVRCFEDDNVVHVAGKVDPISDIATIVTELALADLTTVEKAQERNVKLIRSGDKDAAKLGELLVQVAACLNEGKPARTLTLDPAQRALLRPLCLLTMKPVMYVANVAEKGFANNPLLTRVEEYAAHEGAPVVAICAALESEIAVLSDEEKREFLTDIGMTEPGLNRLIRAAYQLLGLQTYFTAGVKEVRAWTIHIGDTAPQAAGVIHGDFEKGFIRAEVIGYHDFIACKGEAGAKEKGKMRLEGKEYVVQDGDVMHFRFNV; this is encoded by the coding sequence ATGAGTGTGAAATGTGGAATCGTCGGGCTGCCGAATGTGGGCAAGTCCACCCTGTTCAATGCGCTGACCAAGTCTGGGATCGCTGCGGAGAACTATCCGTTCTGCACGATCGAGCCGAATATCGGCATTGTGGAGGTGCCGGATGCGCGGATGCAGGCGCTGTCGGACATCGTGAAGCCGCAACGGATGCAGTATGCGACGACTGAATTCGTGGACATCGCCGGGTTGGTGGCCGGAGCCTCGAAAGGGGAGGGCCTGGGCAACCAGTTTTTGGCCAATATCCGAGAGACCGACGGGATTGTGAATGTCGTACGTTGTTTTGAAGATGATAACGTGGTCCATGTGGCGGGTAAGGTCGATCCGATTTCCGACATCGCGACCATCGTGACGGAACTCGCGCTGGCCGACCTCACGACAGTGGAGAAGGCTCAGGAGCGGAACGTGAAGCTGATCCGCTCGGGGGACAAAGATGCCGCCAAGCTGGGGGAATTGCTGGTGCAGGTGGCGGCCTGTTTGAACGAGGGGAAACCGGCCCGCACGTTGACGCTCGATCCGGCGCAGCGCGCCTTGTTGAGGCCGTTGTGCCTGCTGACGATGAAGCCTGTGATGTATGTGGCCAATGTGGCTGAAAAAGGGTTTGCCAATAATCCGCTGCTGACGCGAGTGGAAGAATATGCTGCGCATGAAGGGGCGCCGGTCGTGGCCATCTGCGCCGCACTGGAGTCCGAGATCGCGGTCCTCTCTGATGAGGAAAAGCGAGAGTTCCTAACCGACATCGGGATGACCGAACCGGGGCTGAATCGACTGATCCGCGCAGCCTACCAGCTGCTGGGCTTGCAGACGTATTTCACTGCCGGGGTGAAGGAAGTCCGTGCATGGACGATTCATATCGGCGATACCGCGCCGCAGGCCGCCGGCGTCATTCACGGTGATTTTGAGAAGGGGTTCATTCGCGCGGAAGTGATCGGGTATCACGACTTTATCGCCTGTAAGGGGGAAGCGGGAGCGAAGGAAAAAGGGAAAATGCGACTGGAAGGGAAGGAGTACGTGGTGCAGGACGGCGACGTGATGCACTTCCGTTTTAACGTTTAG
- a CDS encoding globin, with product MPIEQVMASYGRCCLQPEFFDRFYEMFLGIHPSIRPMFAHTNFTKQKALLREGIAMMLMHLEGKPVGTLCLNRIADTHNARHMNITPQLYEYWVNSLIATVKEYDGDCTPSLETEWRKALHAGIHYIVMQGTNTASTKQG from the coding sequence ATGCCGATCGAGCAGGTGATGGCAAGTTATGGACGATGCTGCCTGCAACCGGAATTCTTCGACCGGTTCTATGAGATGTTTCTCGGAATCCATCCGAGCATCAGACCGATGTTCGCCCATACCAATTTCACGAAGCAAAAAGCGCTCCTGCGTGAAGGGATCGCCATGATGCTGATGCATTTGGAGGGCAAACCAGTCGGTACCCTGTGCCTGAATCGTATTGCCGATACCCATAATGCCCGCCATATGAATATCACGCCGCAACTCTATGAGTACTGGGTCAACAGCTTAATTGCCACCGTCAAGGAATACGACGGCGACTGTACGCCGAGCTTAGAAACTGAATGGCGCAAAGCGTTACATGCGGGGATTCATTACATCGTCATGCAGGGAACAAACACCGCCTCGACCAAGCAAGGGTGA
- a CDS encoding carbonic anhydrase — protein sequence MTRSWPLSLSLSLNMLLIGIALVGWVSPNVPTTFNPHVTVPTIATSARIHPLAAVIGSVTIGELIFVAPGASVRADEGQNIFVGDHSNVQDGVVIHGLETFEGDHELPENEVQVAGKTYSVYIGKRVSLAHQSQVHGPARIGDDTFVGMQALVFRTELGDHVVVEPGAKLIGVKVAAGRYVPALTLVTTQDQADALPVITSAYPYRNLNEGVVSVNMQLAKAGQPKQTGR from the coding sequence ATGACTCGATCATGGCCACTCTCACTCAGCCTGAGCCTGAACATGCTCCTCATCGGCATCGCGCTGGTCGGCTGGGTGTCCCCCAACGTGCCCACCACATTTAATCCTCACGTGACGGTGCCCACGATTGCCACGTCGGCACGCATTCATCCCCTGGCTGCGGTGATCGGATCCGTAACCATCGGCGAGCTGATTTTCGTCGCGCCCGGCGCTTCGGTCCGGGCCGATGAAGGGCAGAACATTTTTGTCGGGGATCACAGTAACGTGCAGGACGGGGTCGTCATTCATGGGTTGGAAACGTTCGAGGGGGACCATGAATTGCCGGAGAATGAAGTGCAGGTCGCGGGCAAGACCTATTCGGTCTATATCGGCAAGCGCGTCTCGCTGGCCCACCAATCGCAGGTGCATGGACCAGCCAGAATCGGTGACGATACCTTTGTCGGCATGCAAGCCCTGGTCTTCCGCACTGAACTCGGCGATCACGTCGTGGTCGAACCGGGCGCGAAATTGATCGGTGTCAAAGTCGCCGCCGGCCGGTATGTACCGGCGCTCACCCTCGTGACCACACAGGACCAAGCCGATGCCCTCCCTGTCATCACCTCCGCCTATCCCTATCGCAATCTCAACGAGGGCGTCGTGAGCGTGAACATGCAATTAGCCAAAGCCGGACAGCCCAAACAGACCGGCCGTTAG
- a CDS encoding transposase, with the protein MALVASILKGETSVAEAARTHGLTVAEVDEWREKFLLGAENALRSRPRDEEALKEEQIKKLKQKIGDLVLGNDILREALKPYP; encoded by the coding sequence GTGGCCCTGGTGGCCAGTATCCTGAAGGGCGAGACCTCCGTGGCGGAGGCGGCTCGGACGCATGGGCTGACGGTGGCGGAGGTGGACGAGTGGCGGGAGAAGTTTCTGCTGGGGGCTGAGAACGCCCTGCGGAGTCGCCCGCGAGACGAAGAGGCGTTGAAGGAGGAGCAGATCAAGAAGCTGAAACAGAAGATCGGGGATCTCGTCCTCGGAAACGATATCTTACGGGAGGCCTTGAAACCGTACCCTTGA
- the galE gene encoding UDP-glucose 4-epimerase GalE encodes MILVTGGAGYIGSHTCVELLNAGCAVTVFDNFSNSHPEALVRVERITGKSVRLIRGDCRDKAALVAALRESRATAVIHFAGLKAVGESVQQPLTYYDNNVVGSLRLLEAMRECGVQQLVFSSSATVYGDPQRLPLTEDHPLSATNPYGRTKLMVEEILRDVQRSDASWRICILRYFNPVGAHASGLIGEDPQGMPNNLLPFVAQVAVGRREYLNVWGNDYSTPDGTGVRDYIHVVDLALGHLKALEALDRLERPGECLTVNLGTGNGYSVLEIVRAFEAASGKPVPYKVAPRRPGDVASCYADPEQALKSLGWRAARGLDEMCADAWRWQSTNPKGYGG; translated from the coding sequence ATGATTCTGGTCACCGGCGGTGCCGGCTATATTGGTTCGCATACCTGTGTGGAACTGTTGAATGCCGGCTGTGCGGTCACGGTCTTCGACAATTTTTCCAACAGCCATCCCGAAGCGTTGGTTCGTGTGGAGCGGATTACCGGAAAGTCTGTTCGCCTGATACGCGGCGATTGCCGTGATAAAGCCGCCCTGGTGGCAGCCCTGCGCGAGAGCCGGGCGACGGCGGTGATTCATTTTGCCGGTCTCAAGGCGGTGGGCGAATCGGTCCAGCAGCCATTGACCTATTACGACAACAATGTTGTCGGGTCACTGCGTCTCTTGGAGGCGATGCGGGAGTGCGGCGTGCAGCAGCTGGTGTTCAGTTCCTCTGCCACCGTCTATGGCGATCCGCAACGGCTTCCGCTCACGGAGGACCATCCGTTGTCGGCCACGAATCCCTACGGCAGGACGAAGTTGATGGTGGAGGAGATTCTGCGCGATGTCCAGCGTAGCGATGCCTCCTGGCGAATCTGCATTCTCCGCTATTTCAATCCGGTAGGCGCGCATGCCAGCGGCTTGATCGGTGAGGATCCTCAGGGGATGCCGAATAATCTCCTGCCGTTCGTGGCCCAGGTGGCGGTGGGTCGGCGGGAATACTTGAACGTGTGGGGCAATGATTATTCGACTCCGGACGGCACGGGAGTGCGGGATTATATTCATGTGGTGGATCTGGCACTGGGGCACCTCAAGGCGCTGGAAGCGCTTGATCGGCTGGAGCGTCCGGGCGAATGTTTGACGGTGAATCTCGGGACAGGGAATGGGTATAGCGTGCTGGAGATCGTGCGTGCGTTTGAAGCGGCGAGCGGCAAGCCGGTTCCCTACAAAGTCGCCCCCCGCAGACCCGGTGACGTGGCATCCTGTTATGCCGATCCAGAGCAAGCCCTAAAATCTTTAGGGTGGCGGGCGGCGCGCGGATTGGACGAGATGTGTGCCGATGCCTGGCGCTGGCAAAGTACGAATCCAAAAGGCTATGGGGGCTGA